TATGCACGCCCCTATCGGCCAGTTTGGGATCGGTATAGGGCTTGTCAAACAGTCCCAGTCTGAATTTGACCCGTAGCACGTCGACCACGCGGCTGTCGATCGTTTTCATGGAAAGGCGGCCTTCTTTTACCAGTTCCCGTACCGGCAGGATGTAATCTTCCGGTGGGGTGAAGTTGGTACGTACATTAAGGCCCGCTTCCACGGCCTGTCTGACGGCATCTTTATAGTCTGAGGCCACATGGTGTTTACTAAAAAGGTATTCCACGGCTTCGCTGTCGGACACTACATAACCATCGAACCCAAATTCCTGGCGCAGCAGCTGGGTCAGGAAATAGTAGCTGCCTGTCACCGGTTCCCCGTCCCAGTCGTTGTAGCTGCTCATAACGCCCATGGGCCGCGCTTCCTGGATCACGCGGCGGAAGGGGTACAGAAATATCTGGTGCATTTCGTGGGGCGCCACATGGGGATCGGTGCGGGCGTCGCCATCACGGCCTCCTTTAGGCACGCTGTACACAGCATAATGTTTCAGGGTGGCGGCCACGCCTTCACTTTGCACGCCGAGGGTCATTTGTTTGCCCAGTTCAGCGATCAGAAAAGGATCTTCACCGTAACATTCCACCACGCGGCCCCAGCGGGGATCGCGGGCGGGGTCGAGGATAGGCACGTAAATATTGGTGTACCCCAGCAGCCGCGCCTCACGGCCGGCAATATGGCCGGCCTGCGCCACCAATGCCTTGTTCCAGGTGCTGCCTATGCCGATGGGGGCACAAAACGGCGTGGCCCTGTCATGACAAAGGCCGTGAATAGCTTCGTTGGTGAAGTCCACCGGGATGCCGAGGCGGGTTTCCTCGATAAACCAGCGCTGTACCGTGTTGATGGCGCTGGCATGTTTGCTGTAGGGGAATGACCACTGCGTCCGGGCTTTATTATTAAAAGGGAGACTGTTCAGTTCTTCGTCGATATTGGCGATGCCGTCTTTCCACACTTTATTCTTCCATTCCGGAGTGGGCATTTCATCTTTGAGCACCCGTCCATAACCGTACAGCGTGGCCATCTGGCAGGTTTTTTCATCCAGGGTCATCTGCGACAGCAGATCGGCCACGCGGCTTTCCACCGGCTGGGCAGGATCTTCAAAGATGTCTTTCCTGCCGTTTTTGTTAAAGTCTATCCATCCTTGCCGGTAAATGGGCGACTGCTGGCCGCTGGCCTGTGTGCCCAGCAGGGCCATGACGATGGCCGCCACGGAAAAATTACTGATCTGTTTATACATAATTCGCACGCCCTTCATAGGCCGCGCCTAAATTAAAGGCCCTGAAAGCGGATTGCAAATAATGCTGAAAATTGCACCAGCATTGGGTAAGATTATGCAGCAGGCAAAAAAAACGGTTGCATAACGAATATGCAACCGGTGGTAACTAAAAAAACACAAACTAAAAACTGAAAGGACATTACAGCATATAAGTTAATGGACGATACAGCATATAGGCTTAGGCGTTATACCTATAACGCGGATTTTAACAGAACCCCCTATCGGGAGAAAATAAAAAATTGCCTACATTAGCGGGGATCAATTCATTACTAAAACTCTATGAAGGTTAAATGATAACATCACCTTCTTATCAAGCATATAATGAGCTTTTCCATTCTCTATACAGTGAACTGTGTAATTATGCCAGCAGTTTTCTGAATGATGATGCAGCAGCTGAGGATGTAGTACAGGAGACCTTTATCCGGTTGTGGCAGAAACACCGGGAACTGATCGGGATACCGAATATCAAGGCTTACCTGTACAGGGCAGTACGTAATAATTCCATATCCGTCCTGCGCAAGCGCACCGCCGAAGAGGCGGGCAACAAGGGCTTTGAATGGGTAGCTGATATCAGTGAGGACCCGGACGCGCGGGAGATATCAGAGGCCAAACCGTTCTATGAACAGCTGATTTATGAGGCGATAGCCAACCTTCCGCCGCAATGCCGGGAGGTGTTCACCTGTTGCCGGCTTCAGGGAATGACCCATCAGCAGACGGCCGAAAAGCTGGGCTTGTCAGCCAAAACCGTAGAAAATTACATGGGACGCGCACTTAAAATATTGCGTAAGTACCTGGGACAGTACGGGTTACCGATTCTTTTATTTTTTTTGTTAAAAATTATTAACAAATACTAGGGGGTGTACGCCATTCCTTACGTTTTAATGTCAGAGCACACACTGTATAACATGGATACCTACATATATGAAATAATTGCAAAAAAGCTGTCATCCATTTCCACGCCTGAGGAGGAAGCAATTCTTCAGGAATGGCGGGAAGCCTCTCCTGATAATGAAGCCGCCTACGCAAAAACTGTCCAGGTATGGCAGGATGCTCCCCGCAGCCTTCGCCTTTCCGGAAACAAACAATTTAATGCCGCCGCAGCCTGGAGCAAGGTGGACCAGGTACTGCAACAACCTGCCACGCCCGCAAAGACCGTCCGGATGTCGGTAGTTAAGCTGGCTGCCGCCGCGGTATTGCTCATATCCCTCAGTGTAGGCGCCTGGTGGATAGCCAGCCGTCCTTCCCTGAAAGTGCAGGAACTGGCTGCTAATGACGGCAAAATCCACAGCCTTGAACTGGCTGACAAATCAGTGATCACCCTGCGCCCCGGCGCCAAAATAAAATATTCCGAAGGAGCCGAGCGGGTAGTGACCCTTGAAGGTGAAGCCTTCTTTGAAGTGGCCACCGATCCACACCGCCCTTTCCTTGTTAAAACTCCCAACCAGTCTGTTGTGGAAGTGCTGGGCACTTCTTTCACCGTAAAAACTGCCGATGCCCATACCACCGTCATCGTTTCTACCGGCAAGGTAAAACTGGGCATGGAAAACGATACTTCTTCCGTAATCCTTACCAGTGGCCAAAAAGGTACATGGGGAGACGGTCAGCTGAGCGCCGTCAACAACGACAATCCCAACTTTATGGCATGGAAAACAGGAATTTTGCAATTTAATGATCAATCACTTGTTGAAATATTGCCACAATTAGCCGACTTTTACGGCAAAGTCATCAGGATTGAGGATGGCTATCAGGCTACTGCGGCACAGCAAAAAGCTACGATCAGCTTCCAGGACCAGTCTTGCGACGAGGTTTTGCATGAATTACAACTTTTGCTTGGTTTCAACTACAAACAGGAAGGCGATACAATCGTCATCGGCAAGTAGACGGATAAACTACTTTCTTACCTTGATATTTAACTGCCTGCTGGTGCTTGCGCCCGCGGCAGTTTTGCATGCTCAGTCCAAAGAGGCGCCCATCCTGCAACAGGCGTATACCCCTCCCTCCAGGGAAGGCTCCATCCTCTTCTTTATCCAGGACATCCAGCGCCAGACAGGCATCAGCATCTCCTATAGTTCCAGCTTCCTGCATCTCAACAAAAAAGTGCAGCTGACGGGCAACGAAAACAGTACCGGCCAGGTGCTCAACTCGATTCTGCAGGGTACCGGCATCCAGGCAGCGGCCATCAACGGGAAAATATTCCTGCTACGCGAAGCCTCTCAAACCCAGTATTATACCATCAGCGGGTTTATCAGGGAAGAAAA
This window of the Chitinophaga varians genome carries:
- a CDS encoding glycoside hydrolase family 3 C-terminal domain-containing protein; this translates as MYKQISNFSVAAIVMALLGTQASGQQSPIYRQGWIDFNKNGRKDIFEDPAQPVESRVADLLSQMTLDEKTCQMATLYGYGRVLKDEMPTPEWKNKVWKDGIANIDEELNSLPFNNKARTQWSFPYSKHASAINTVQRWFIEETRLGIPVDFTNEAIHGLCHDRATPFCAPIGIGSTWNKALVAQAGHIAGREARLLGYTNIYVPILDPARDPRWGRVVECYGEDPFLIAELGKQMTLGVQSEGVAATLKHYAVYSVPKGGRDGDARTDPHVAPHEMHQIFLYPFRRVIQEARPMGVMSSYNDWDGEPVTGSYYFLTQLLRQEFGFDGYVVSDSEAVEYLFSKHHVASDYKDAVRQAVEAGLNVRTNFTPPEDYILPVRELVKEGRLSMKTIDSRVVDVLRVKFRLGLFDKPYTDPKLADRGVHTPEDEAFALQLNRESLVLLKNEKETLPLDKHQLKNILVTGPLAAASTHAISRYGPSNNPVTTVLDGIRQQVGKTVNIQYAKGCDIVNPGWPGTEIIPTPPDSAEQAGIAEAVALARQSDVIIAVVGEDEKRVGESLSRTDLSLPGRQLQLLQALHATGKPVIAVLINGQPLTINWEQQHLPAILEAWFPGPQGGTAIAETLFGDYNPGGRLSVTFPKSLGQIELNFPYKPGSHAGQPSSGNNGFGRTSVNGPLYPFGYGLSYTSFAYNNLQVSPEKQSPQGDILVSMEVTNTGKRKGDEVVQLYIKDKVSSVTTYVMQLRGFERVTLGPGERKTVQFTLHPDHLALLDKHMQYTVEPGEFEVQVGSSSEDIRLRKNFTITP
- a CDS encoding RNA polymerase sigma-70 factor, whose product is MITSPSYQAYNELFHSLYSELCNYASSFLNDDAAAEDVVQETFIRLWQKHRELIGIPNIKAYLYRAVRNNSISVLRKRTAEEAGNKGFEWVADISEDPDAREISEAKPFYEQLIYEAIANLPPQCREVFTCCRLQGMTHQQTAEKLGLSAKTVENYMGRALKILRKYLGQYGLPILLFFLLKIINKY
- a CDS encoding FecR family protein; this encodes MDTYIYEIIAKKLSSISTPEEEAILQEWREASPDNEAAYAKTVQVWQDAPRSLRLSGNKQFNAAAAWSKVDQVLQQPATPAKTVRMSVVKLAAAAVLLISLSVGAWWIASRPSLKVQELAANDGKIHSLELADKSVITLRPGAKIKYSEGAERVVTLEGEAFFEVATDPHRPFLVKTPNQSVVEVLGTSFTVKTADAHTTVIVSTGKVKLGMENDTSSVILTSGQKGTWGDGQLSAVNNDNPNFMAWKTGILQFNDQSLVEILPQLADFYGKVIRIEDGYQATAAQQKATISFQDQSCDEVLHELQLLLGFNYKQEGDTIVIGK